The Thermoanaerobacterales bacterium genome has a window encoding:
- the pilM gene encoding pilus assembly protein PilM, producing the protein MVAFVARRPQVAWCRRLPVPVAPDANPGAREQALVDVLVSLAGMVPRCRVVTALPGAAGIERLLRLPAMPEREMEGAVRWEAEQQIPVPLEGMLLRHVVLGPADGEGNQANVLIVAAPEQRVRDWQMLFARAGLVLAAIDLPALALWRIVFGVPGTVPGDGVVAVADLEPGLVHLLVADEGTILVTRNAAVNGSLESETSLLHLDVAAAAEGRGEPVLDAAAYGYALAELRRFLEYVQSAYRQRPVERLLLTGSGAGVPGIAERLAGELGLSVEVARLPLTVAEPEGEADLGPAFAISAGLALWGVEG; encoded by the coding sequence ATGGTCGCGTTTGTTGCCCGCCGGCCGCAGGTGGCATGGTGCCGCCGACTGCCAGTTCCGGTAGCGCCGGATGCGAACCCCGGCGCGCGGGAACAGGCCCTGGTCGACGTTTTGGTGTCCCTTGCCGGTATGGTGCCGCGCTGCCGGGTGGTCACGGCGCTCCCCGGCGCGGCCGGTATCGAGCGCCTCCTGCGCCTTCCGGCGATGCCGGAACGGGAGATGGAGGGGGCCGTGCGGTGGGAGGCCGAGCAGCAGATCCCGGTGCCCCTGGAAGGGATGCTCCTGCGCCACGTGGTCCTGGGCCCGGCCGACGGCGAGGGCAACCAGGCCAACGTCCTTATTGTGGCGGCCCCTGAACAGCGGGTGCGGGACTGGCAGATGCTCTTCGCCCGCGCCGGGCTGGTGCTGGCGGCGATAGATCTGCCGGCCCTGGCCCTCTGGCGTATTGTTTTCGGTGTGCCCGGCACCGTCCCCGGAGACGGAGTGGTCGCCGTGGCCGACCTGGAGCCCGGCCTAGTACACCTGCTCGTCGCGGACGAGGGAACCATCCTGGTCACCCGCAACGCGGCGGTGAATGGTTCGTTGGAGTCCGAAACGTCGCTTTTACACCTGGATGTGGCTGCAGCGGCTGAAGGACGGGGTGAACCGGTTTTGGATGCGGCTGCCTACGGGTATGCGCTGGCGGAACTCCGCCGGTTCCTGGAATACGTTCAAAGTGCTTACCGGCAGCGGCCGGTGGAACGGCTGTTGTTGACCGGGTCCGGCGCCGGGGTACCGGGGATCGCGGAACGGCTTGCCGGTGAGCTTGGTCTTTCTGTAGAGGTGGCCCGGCTGCCGTTAACCGTCGCCGAGCCGGAGGGGGAAGCGGATCTGGGCCCGGCCTTCGCCATCTCCGCCGGACTGGCGCTCTGGGGGGTGGAAGGCTGA
- a CDS encoding PilN domain-containing protein codes for MYRVNLLPPDLLPGPHVDRRRLALVAAVTLTLGLVVVFGAVWASRFVMARQELAWTRAELAALQETVTRAREVINERRSLEEATEVLNGLKAGVRPYKPLLDRIGEKMPVDLWFTSIEICYDEKRAEKKGEARQPGNTPPSRVDESNNPLAEGDVAGAALPPAPDTILIKGRSRSVPSIGVLARYLSGNPALAAVSLGEIQERKEDQTFSFVITCRLAGTEGGAPVVVPSE; via the coding sequence ATGTACCGGGTAAACCTCCTGCCCCCGGACCTCTTACCCGGCCCGCACGTAGACCGGCGACGGCTGGCGTTGGTCGCCGCCGTGACCCTGACCCTTGGCCTGGTCGTTGTCTTCGGGGCCGTCTGGGCATCACGTTTTGTCATGGCACGGCAGGAACTGGCCTGGACACGAGCCGAACTGGCGGCGCTGCAGGAGACCGTGACGCGGGCGCGTGAGGTGATCAATGAGCGGCGCAGCCTAGAGGAGGCGACCGAGGTCCTGAACGGCCTCAAGGCCGGTGTAAGACCATACAAACCCCTGTTGGACCGGATCGGCGAAAAGATGCCGGTGGACCTCTGGTTCACCTCGATTGAGATTTGCTACGACGAAAAGCGGGCCGAAAAAAAAGGGGAGGCCCGGCAGCCGGGGAACACGCCACCCTCAAGGGTGGATGAGAGTAATAATCCCCTGGCGGAGGGGGATGTCGCGGGGGCGGCCCTGCCTCCGGCACCGGATACGATCCTGATCAAGGGGCGGTCCCGCTCGGTGCCCTCGATCGGCGTCCTGGCGCGCTACCTGAGCGGAAACCCGGCCCTGGCCGCCGTGAGCCTCGGCGAGATCCAGGAACGGAAAGAGGACCAGACTTTCTCCTTTGTCATCACCTGCCGGCTGGCGGGGACGGAAGGGGGTGCGCCCGTTGTGGTCCCGTCTGAGTAG
- a CDS encoding TldD/PmbA family protein has translation MLEKDLLQDVLRTALSRGGDFADIYLEQRRVTGVGFEDDRIERVQSGLDAGAGIRVVAGEATAYAYTNQLDRRGFLDAAEVVARAAAGGNGKDVSIDLRRLAPTVSFDIEKMPDEIPTAEKVDRVERANRAARAVDGEKIKQVIVGYGDVVQQVTIANSDGTLVEDERVRTRLVVHAIAAAGDVIQTGYEALGGVKGFELLDGGQPEEIARRAARRACDLLEAQPAPSGRMAVVLSGEAGGTMVHEACGHGLEADLVQKGVSVYAGKRGETVASPAVSVIDDATLPGRYGSYTFDDEGVPARKVTLIENGVLTDYLYDTLTARKDGRASNGHGRRESYQYKPIPRMGNTFIAPGKDDPEGIIREVRDGLLVRKMGGGQVNTTTGDFVFEVAEGYLIEDGQIGPLVRGATLAGNGPEVLRKVDRVGRDLGFTIGTCGKDGQGVPVSDAQPTLLLGQRPGDDPPIIVGGTGKARMNKKAPRIVRL, from the coding sequence GTGCTCGAAAAGGACCTTTTGCAGGATGTGCTCCGTACCGCCCTGTCCCGCGGCGGGGATTTCGCGGATATCTACCTGGAGCAGCGCCGGGTTACCGGGGTCGGCTTCGAGGATGACCGTATCGAGCGGGTGCAGTCGGGTTTGGACGCCGGGGCCGGGATCCGGGTCGTGGCCGGGGAGGCTACGGCTTACGCCTACACCAACCAGCTCGACCGCCGGGGGTTTCTGGACGCGGCCGAGGTCGTGGCCCGCGCCGCGGCCGGGGGGAACGGGAAGGACGTCAGCATCGACCTGCGGCGCCTGGCTCCCACGGTGAGCTTCGATATCGAGAAAATGCCGGATGAAATCCCGACGGCGGAAAAGGTGGACCGCGTTGAGCGGGCCAACCGCGCGGCGCGGGCCGTGGACGGGGAGAAGATCAAGCAGGTCATCGTCGGGTACGGTGACGTGGTCCAGCAGGTGACGATCGCCAACAGCGACGGCACCCTGGTCGAAGACGAACGGGTGCGGACGCGTCTGGTCGTGCACGCCATCGCCGCCGCCGGGGACGTCATCCAGACCGGTTACGAGGCCCTGGGCGGCGTTAAGGGCTTTGAGCTTCTGGACGGCGGGCAGCCCGAGGAGATAGCCCGCCGGGCCGCCAGGCGGGCCTGCGACCTCCTGGAGGCGCAGCCCGCCCCGTCAGGCCGTATGGCCGTTGTTCTTTCGGGGGAGGCCGGCGGCACCATGGTCCACGAGGCCTGCGGGCACGGGCTGGAGGCCGACCTGGTACAGAAGGGGGTCTCGGTATACGCCGGCAAGCGGGGTGAGACGGTCGCCTCTCCCGCGGTATCGGTGATCGATGACGCCACCCTGCCCGGCCGCTACGGATCCTATACTTTTGACGACGAGGGGGTTCCGGCGCGGAAGGTCACCCTGATTGAGAACGGTGTCCTGACCGATTACCTCTACGATACGCTCACGGCCCGCAAGGATGGGCGAGCCTCAAACGGCCACGGGCGCCGGGAGTCTTACCAATACAAGCCGATCCCGCGGATGGGCAACACCTTCATCGCCCCCGGCAAGGACGACCCGGAGGGGATTATCCGCGAGGTGCGTGACGGCCTGCTGGTCCGGAAGATGGGCGGGGGTCAGGTCAATACGACCACCGGTGACTTCGTGTTTGAGGTTGCCGAGGGCTATCTCATCGAGGACGGCCAAATCGGCCCGTTGGTACGCGGTGCCACCCTTGCGGGTAACGGGCCCGAGGTCTTGCGGAAGGTGGACCGGGTCGGGCGTGACCTGGGGTTCACCATCGGCACCTGTGGGAAGGACGGCCAGGGGGTGCCGGTGAGCGACGCCCAGCCGACTCTCCTGCTTGGGCAGCGGCCAGGGGATGACCCGCCGATCATCGTGGGCGGTACCGGGAAGGCCAGAATGAACAAGAAGGCTCCCCGGATTGTAAG